aagttgagaggcacgatgattttcgctgaaatcaagcgcgcgaaaagggtttaggaaaagtatttttgagaaaaaactgctgaatttatgtttgcaaagtaaagttatttcaagtaatgaataaataaactacgtctaatgataaattgatttagaattttcatatccctaatcttatttatttacgcccaaagttgtcattaatttagtgttaaaataggaatcttttgagcctcgtaactttttaatcaatatttttttcaatgttttatatatcaataaacctagataatgacgagataaatcgatataattcttagttttgtgcgtacaatatcgaatattgttgtaatttccctcctacgtttgtatgaagaaagcactgaactgagtccccttaagaagCTTATGTGTGGTGCGTGTGTGCAGCGTGTGTCACGGTGTGTGGTTCGTTTGTGGCGCGTCTGTGACGCACGTGTAATGCGTGTTTGGCGCTTGTATTGCGTACGTGGTGCGAGAATGAGGATGAAAgcacaacatttttttttaatttcacttattttatcactagctgatgcccacgacttcgtacgcgtggatttaggttattaaaaatcccgtgggaacgggataaaaagtagcctatgtcactctccaggtctttttctatacccatacaaaaatcacatcaatccgttacaccgttgcgacgtgattgaaggacaaaccaacaaatctacaaacaaagacactttcgcatttataataagggtactgattatgttTACGTACCTACACACTTGTACACTATAATATCTCCTGAAGTAACTTCCAGTTTTCGCCTGGGGTGTGCTCTCCTACAACTGGCAAGGCCTGGGCTTCCAACCCTGGAGGGTCCTGACCGCAGTCTACGCGACCCCCCTCGTCCTCGCCGCGGCGTGGCTGACGCAGGCCAGGGAGAGCCCCAAGTTCCTGGTGACCAAGGGCAAACCGGCCGAAGCTTTGGAAGTACTGAGGCATATCTTTGCTTTCAATAGCAGACGCGAGAAGAATACCTATTGTGTGAGTAATGAGTTTGTAACTTAGGATCAGTTAAAAGCAAACAACTTTTTTAAAGtcagggtttttttaaataaaataaaaaaagattccgacgaattgagaacctcctcctttttttgaagtcggttaaaaacgatTGAAACTTACTCGCGAAAACAAAAACATACGAATTCAAAATaactatctaaatatacatacatataaaaggaaaaggagactgactgactgactgactgatctatcaacgcacagatcaaactactgggctgagatttgacatgcagatagctattatgaccccCTAAGGGAGAGaaagaggggtttgaagtttgtgtagtccacgcgaacgaagacgcgagcataagctagtcttgctataacgatgttttcctttaccgttaaagcaagtgatattttattaattaaaagttaaaacgcacataactcggttagaggtgcatgcccgggatcgaacccgcgacctccgattagaaagtgGACCTCcgaaccactaagctatcacaccTTAGATAGTGTAATACTGGTTAAGAATTGTAACCTTTCAGAGgaaaacatatttttctgtttttaggcttccgtacctcaaaaggaaaaacggaacccttataggatcactttgttgtctgtctgtctgtctgtctgtctgtccgtctgtctgtcaagaaacctacagggtactttccgttgacctagaatcatgaaatttggcagatagaatttggtaggtagatcttatagctaacatttggggaaaaatctgaaaaccgtgaattaaaaaaaaacacaacacacacaaaaaaaattaaattctggtcatgaactaataattagtattttaaactttcgaagtgagtgactatatcaagtggggtatcatatgaaaggtctttacctgtacattctaaaacagatttttatttatttttatgcatcatagtttttgaattatcttgcaaaatgtcgaaaaaatacgactgtagtacggaaccctcattgcgcgagcctgactcgcacttggccggttttattattttttaaagaatattagccctgttaattatgactaatctTACCCTTTcacctccaattaagcgtaaagcttgtgctaggagtgggtacgacaatagtgcaacgggtggggtttgaaccggcgaccttcggacttcagtccgatccataaccgttgagctattgaggttcttGTTGCAGGTGACATCACTGAAGAGTGAAGACGACAAACCAATGGACGGTGAGGGTGCAGCGAGTGTTGGCAGTCGGTCAGCGTGGGCGTTGCTGCGGCCGCCGCATCTGAAGTGGCTCCTGCTCGCTGGTTTCCTCATGTTCGGCTTGTTTGCCTTGTGAGTAACAAAGCTGAATGTCAGGAGGTGCCAGGGTAGTTAGATCTCTCATTATTGGTTGaaatataatgaatattttaatctaaatatataaaaggaaaaggtgactgactgactgactgactgactgactgactgactgattgactgatctatcaacgcacagctcaaactactggacggatcgtgctgaaatttggcatgcagatagctattatgacgtaggcatccgctaagaaaggatttttgaaaattcaactcctaagggggtgaaataggggtttgaaactttgtagtccacgcggacgaagtcgcgagcataagctagtaatgaatatttttcatagttaattttcttgtatttcttttttctgtgtttttataaattgtatcttatcagttagttagtgcatttatttatttaagaattgttgtgtacacatattaagggttaccgcttagatcttaatctattgttttttatttttatttggaccatttatagctgaaacctgttttgtgtgcctttataataaaataaaaataaaatagaaatgcaTTGCTTCAGCAAACTCGCTATACAGGGTGTatccagaacgctagcaaaaacttagcgttattgttatactacctaaacacaatccaataccaataaccatttgcctcattttgcagTTTTACGTCAGTCAAatcttttatttgcaatatattattattgtaaactttaacaaaataataggattttttatttattttttcgcggtttttttattgttcataattcatatcagtaatcatcagtactataacctgtcttcgtttttgccagcgttctggttacaccctgtatattcagCTAGTCACAATGATTGAGAATATAGCAAACATTGTGAGAATGCGTAGGTACCTAGCGAAGAATTTCGATTTATAGTGGGAAGTCCCGgatttgattcctggcaggggtttggaattttataatttctaaatttctggtctggtctggtgggaggcttcggccgtggctagttaccaccctaccggcaaagccgtgccgccaagcgatttagcgttccggtacgatgccgtgtagaaaccaaaggggtatgggtttaataaaaactgccataccccttccaggttagcccgctatcatcttagactgcatcatcacttaccaccaggtgagattgcagtcaagggctaacttgtatctgaataaaaaaaaaaaaaaagaatatttggGACAAAAAGTCGTACACTTGCAACGCTCACTTTATAGTATAAACTAAAAGTCAATGTTTTCTTGGAACCACCTTTAAGCGAAGcgaaggtgaaggaaaacattgtgaggaaacctgcatgcctgagagttctccaaaatgttttctaaggtgtgtaaaatctgccaatccgtacttgaccAGCGGgaaaactatggcctaaacaataaacccttctcattctgagaggagacccttttGAGAACAGCagagtacagtgcgacaaggctcttttggcgcgtggtgaaaatcggaactaacgttgtcgtcaagtgtcccctttgttcttgtttgaatagtctaagccttgtTCTCctacagcgccccctgtcaatgtcatccaagtgccaagagagccttgtcgcattgtacTGGGCTGGCGAGGGATAGAGAGTGAGAAATCTAGCTTAGAACTCTAACCTGACAGGAGTATGCCCATTGTTACAGGTTGAACGGCCTGTTCCTGTTCGCCCCTAACACGATAAATAAGATGATGACCCAGGCAGACCAACCCGCCACCATTTGTATGTTGATGAACCAACCTGCAAACCAGGTAAGCGATCTTCTCACTTTAACTAACAAATATAACAAACAACGTACCTACAAACctaatccattctaatattataaattcgaaagtgtgcctgtctgtctgtctgctaacttttcacggcccaacagtttaaccgattttggtacagagtcagcttaatgtgtgtaagaataacgatttcatcgttatcgtaatcaacaaattctgccctttgattggttgtgaaaaaatgtaaacagccaatcaaccaatcaaagggcagaattagTTGACatttacgataacgatgaatacgtttttcttacacaatcggggggcaggtgGTATTTAAGTAGTAAAACATTATACATATCAATGTTTCCTTTCTCTTCTAGACAGCTGACGCAGCCTGCGTGGACAGCATCTCGTACGACACATTCCAGATCACCGCAGTGATGTCAGTGATCTACGGCGTGCTGGTGCTGCTGCTCAGCCTCAGCCCGCTCAGCAAAAAGGTCTTGCTGGCCGGCATGTACGCTGTCGTTGGCGCCAACTGCGTCGTGTCCGCTCTCACGAGCAACAGGTAGGGTTGCAGATCACCGCGGTGACGTCAGTGGTCTGTAGCGTGCTGGTGCTGCTGCTCAGCCTCAGCCCACTCAGCAAGAAGGCCTTACTATTAAAATGTACTAATTAATCATTGTCGGCGTATGCCCAACTAGGTCCTTATTCATGGGACGGTTCATACGACGCGGCACATAGCAAACTGCGTGTTACCCGGGTGCCAGCACCAGTGAGATTCCTGCTGGTCTTCTAGCATCACCGATTTAATCTCGCAGAACTAATGGCATCGTGTTCCAATATGATGATGGCGTTAAAAACTGGGCTGGGAGCAGCGCCCATTGCACGCTCTAATACTattgaactaagtaggtactcattTGAACTAATTAGTCGGGCATACTCTGACAAAAAACGTGAGTTGAgccgttttatatttttttgtcaaaTCTTATACCTACCATACCTCCACCCCTcctagacgtccattgctggacataggtctcttgtagggacttccacacgccacggtcttgcaccgcctgaatccagcggctccctgcgactcgtctggatatcgtccgtccacctagtggggaatcttccaacactgcgtcttccggtgcgaggtcaccatttcagggaccccaacgtctatcggttgtacgaactatatgccctgcccattgccacttcagcgtcgcaacccgttgagctatatatCGGtttctctagttctcctacggatcttcttatttctgatttgatcacgtagataaactccgcacatagctctcttcatcgcccgctgagtgactctgagctttcttatgaggcccataccTCATATCTCTTAATTGTCAACTGTTACAGGATAATCGCTGGGATATCCATGTCAGCTCTACAGATAACTGCGCTTGGGATTGGACCACTCTGCGCCTACACCGTGCAGCTCTTCCCAACTAGTTTAAGGTAATGACgtcaactgactgactgactgactgactgatctatcaacgcacagctcaaactactggacggatcgggctgaaatttggcatgcagatagctattatgacgtaggcatccgctaagaaaggatttttgaaaattcaacccttaagggggggaaataggggtttgaaatttgtgtagtccacgtggacgaagtcgcgagcataagctagtctgtaatatttataataaatattatataacaaaaaatataacaaaaaattcTAACAAGATTAAACCACCACGTTTGATTTGGTCATTAAAAggcatacttaataattattatgttaggaTCTAGAGGTTGTTAGAAGAATAACTAAATAACATTTAGACATAttttccattaaaaaaaattcggtaagtaaaaaaatctaggtaggtaggtacctaacattgtgaaaagtctaatttttttctttaaatggAAAAACACCATAAAACGTGGGAAAACAAAGATATTACCTATGTTATTTCAAGGTTTAAATAATGATCTACAGTAAATACATTCGTGGGGTGTATTTCACGTCAACAGCGTGCGAGATTTAATTTATAACACAGATTTGGGGTTTCCCTACTAGTTAGCTGCGCAGCAGGGTAAACATTTGCTGACGTTGTTAACTTATTATGATAAGAATTATGCTACATTCTTTATGGCATCATAGATAACAGTTTGAAACTTATTATGAAACGTGAAGTAAAAtaccaatctaaatatataaaaggaaaaggtgactgactgactgacagatctatcaacgaacagctcaaactactggatggttcgagctgaaatttggcatgcagatagctaattagaacgtagacatccgataagaaagaatttttgaaaattcatctcctaagggggtgaaataggggtttgaaatttgtgtagtccacgcggacgaagtcgcgagcatataagctggttaaaatataaataagttaacCTTTTATCAAACACCAGATGATGTCTCCGACATACCGTCCACGATTTAGCACGggagttcaatgatgtagtctATCTATGCTTGGGACCTACAATAATATTTCACCATCAGCAGTTCCTGAATCCTCACGGTTTAGGAGTAttgtactttgcagcatcaggttTAAAGGAAAACATATAATACACTacctgccccggcgaacttcgtatcgcctaacaaacgattctttttcaggaattttttaaatttttctctccgtaataaccatcctcgtatttcaaggaatattaattaaaaaaatgaattagcat
The DNA window shown above is from Maniola hyperantus chromosome 10, iAphHyp1.2, whole genome shotgun sequence and carries:
- the LOC117985897 gene encoding synaptic vesicle glycoprotein 2C-like; amino-acid sequence: MKKGKDDLPLQQISIEKLDNNTEVDLETALELCGVGRYQMFHCALMVIILGAAMLEMIGSSFVLPAAACDLDIPDHLRGIITSIPNIGVILTAPFWGRAADTFGRKPVLLLSTAVAGVIALLASFMPNLLSFALCKFAGSLFLSCPSSLGFAYAGELVPRLKRDLAVLVCNALLMLFASLCPIFAWGVLSYNWQGLGFQPWRVLTAVYATPLVLAAAWLTQARESPKFLVTKGKPAEALEVLRHIFAFNSRREKNTYCVTSLKSEDDKPMDGEGAASVGSRSAWALLRPPHLKWLLLAGFLMFGLFALLNGLFLFAPNTINKMMTQADQPATICMLMNQPANQTADAACVDSISYDTFQITAVMSVIYGVLVLLLSLSPLSKKVLLAGMYAVVGANCVVSALTSNRIIAGISMSALQITALGIGPLCAYTVQLFPTSLRGTAVGAVLMFGRLGSVTGANAAGIFLAGACTATFYGFAALLFLCAALSFLLPRDQPPSKVG